A genomic segment from Anticarsia gemmatalis isolate Benzon Research Colony breed Stoneville strain chromosome 14, ilAntGemm2 primary, whole genome shotgun sequence encodes:
- the LOC142978200 gene encoding uncharacterized protein LOC142978200 yields the protein MKPMVVFFALCAVACASYVPAQPAHHPALVLDPHGRPLDTAEVINARALHLQAKALDGHYGHAAVVAPLAHSVVAPVAHSVHSVAVAPAVVAAPAAVSHQSRVDVRHSPAVVSHAIAAPVYAHAAPVIAHSAPLIAHSGLGYAAHGHYLHKRSLGHYAYAAPAVHVAAPSAVSHQSRVDVISSPAVVSHAVAAPVLAHAAPVVAVAPAAVSHQSRVDVHSSPAVVAHSVVAPIAHAAVVPVAHHAPLAHHAPLAHINHAAVAPIGHAAPLYSAHHGYAHAW from the coding sequence ATGAAACCGATGGTGGTGTTCTTCGCTCTGTGCGCCGTGGCGTGCGCCTCCTACGTGCCGGCTCAGCCCGCGCACCACCCCGCGCTGGTGCTGGACCCGCACGGCCGCCCCCTCGACACCGCCGAGGTGATCAACGCGCGCGCCCTGCACCTGCAGGCTAAGGCTCTGGATGGACACTACGGACACGCTGCTGTCGTCGCTCCCCTCGCCCACTCCGTCGTCGCCCCCGTCGCCCACTCCGTGCACTCCGTGGCCGTCGCTCCCGCCGTGGTTGCCGCTCCCGCCGCCGTGTCCCACCAGTCCCGTGTGGATGTGCGTCACAGCCCCGCTGTCGTGAGCCACGCCATCGCCGCTCCCGTCTACGCCCATGCTGCTCCCGTGATCGCCCACTCCGCTCCCCTGATCGCTCACTCCGGTCTCGGCTACGCCGCCCACGGTCACTACCTGCACAAGCGCTCCCTGGGTCACTACGCCTACGCCGCTCCCGCCGTGCACGTTGCTGCACCCTCCGCCGTGTCCCACCAGTCCCGTGTGGATGTCATCTCCAGCCCCGCCGTAGTATCTCACGCCGTGGCCGCACCCGTGCTCGCTCACGCCGCTCCCGTGGTCGCCGTGGCGCCCGCCGCCGTGTCCCACCAGTCCCGCGTTGATGTGCACTCCAGCCCCGCTGTGGTCGCTCACTCCGTGGTGGCGCCCATCGCCCACGCCGCCGTAGTGCCCGTCGCGCACCACGCTCCCCTCGCCCACCACGCTCCCCTCGCTCACATCAACCACGCCGCCGTTGCTCCCATCGGCCACGCCGCTCCTCTGTACTCTGCTCACCACGGATACGCCCACGCCTGGTGA